In Grus americana isolate bGruAme1 chromosome 4, bGruAme1.mat, whole genome shotgun sequence, one genomic interval encodes:
- the CLDN23 gene encoding claudin-23 has product MRTPTAMIVGLVLCPCGLLLTLTGTLAPNWRQVSLIPDQPLDFILEQGIWDMCRELQSSHDRRCGQADELGYFEQIPVRVAQGLMPTSLVVTLLGLVVAALGVRCWQKEPRHLLAGVSGLVLLLSGLLSLVPTSWYTHELWALPATAGSKLVVGYSLVLSYLGSCLEILGGLALALSFHHCCKERRAPKLPPSPVLEAGPCSTTGAYHSPWDVLADERDGRHWRSTLPCDSDL; this is encoded by the coding sequence ATGCGGACGCCGACAGCCATGATCGTGGGGCTGGTGCTGTGCCCCTGCGGACTCCTGCTGACACTCACGGGCACGCTGGCACCCAACTGGAGGCAGGTGAGCCTCATACCTGACCAGCCCCTTGACTTCATCTTGGAGCAGGGCATCTGGGACATgtgcagagagctgcagagcagtcATGATCGCCGCTGTGGGCAGGCTGATGAGCTGGGCTACTTTGAGCAGATACCCGTGCGGGTGGCCCAAGGGCTGATGCCCACCTCACTGGTGGTCACCCTCCTGGGCTTGGTGGTGGCTGCCCTGGGGGTTCGCTGCTGGCAGAAGGAGCCACGGCACCTGCTGGCTGGCGTGTCAGGGCTGGTGTTGCTCCTCTCAGGGCTGCTGAGCCTTGTGCCTACCTCCTGGTACACCCATGAGCTGTGGGCACTGCCCGCAACAGCTGGTAGCAAGCTGGTTGTAGGCTACAGCTTGGTGCTGAGCTACTTGGGAAGCTGCCTGGAGATCTTGGGAGGGCTAGCCCTCGCCCTCAGCTTCCACCACTGCTGCAAGGAACGCAGggcccccaaactgccccccagccctgtgctggaGGCTGGGCCGTGCTCCACCACTGGGGCTTACCACAGTCCCTGGGACGTGCTGGCAGATGAACGAGATGGACGACACTGGAGGAGCACCCTGCCTTGTGACTCCGACTTGTAG